TAGACTTGTTCCAACAACAGAAGCCCATTCCCTTACATTACCAATCATACCATAAATGCCAAAGTTATTCTCAAGACTTGTTAAAACACTTTGCTTTTTTGTTGCTCCTTTTGTTAAAAGATCTTTTAGCAGTTTCCCTTTTCGTTGTTCTATTTCATCTCCATTTTCATATTTATTCCAAATAAAATCATTTTCATCATTTGCTCTTGCTACTAATAACCATTCATATTCCGTAGGTAATCTATATCCAATATTATTACTCCTAGTTTCTATAAATGGTGTTAACTCGCTATTAGGATTTTTTTCTAAACCTATCTGATAATAATCCAATTCCTTCGAAATAGGAATCATATTTGTTTTGCAATATTTTAATGTCTTCCAGTTGCAAAATATTACAGCGACATATGCACTAATCCAAGTAACAGGTAGTGTACCTTCATTTACATTAAAGAAACCATTATTCCAATCAAATAAGTGATAATCGTTTGTAAATGGTTTAAATTCAGGATTAGTACTTTTATGAATTACATTCCAATTCAAAGGATGATTTTCATATTTTGCATCTTTATTATAAACAAATCTAATCTCCTTCTTATTCTCATTATTAGATAATATCGGAACATATTTGCTATTTAAAAAATCAAAGAAATCTTGATTAGTGACCTCCCTTTTATCAATAAAAAATGAAAAAATATTGACTTTTATTTTATCTTTCAATGTTAGCTTACCACTCGGAATAATAACTCCACTATCAATTTTTAAATCTAATTTATTATTAATCCATTCATTTTGATTATTAAATGTTTTAAAATCACTATCAATTTCTGATAAATTTGTTGTCAGATATCTTTTGTACCATGAATAAGGAGGATCATTGATTAGTATATGATCTATTGCATCATAAAACTCTTTTTTATCTATTTTTAATATATTTTTATCTAAAATCCTATGAAAATTTGAAATTTCATTTATTATATCATCATTAAATATGATAAATCCATCACTATAAAATACCTTTAAAAAATATAATACATCTTTGCCAAATTTAGTTTTCGTTAAATCATACCTACCTAAGTAAATTAATCCTTTTTTATAATTTTTTTCAATAAATTTTCTATATATATATCTTGCAGTGAAATAAGATCGGATTATTTCAAGCCTAAACTTAAGTAATGGTTTATTTAAATAAAACTCAAATACAAGATGAGATCTTAAATCATTCATTACTATTTCAAAATGAGAAGAAGGTATCCAAGGATATAATCTTCCAATTTCATCAGGATTGAAACCTTCAAATTCACCTTCAAGCATCAACCACGAAAGTAATTCAGCAACTTCTATTCTTTGATCAAGATTAAAATATTCTTCAACTAGTTTTATTTGCTCATTTCCATCCTTGTTTTTTATTTTTGTTTTGTATCTTATCGTATAAACGGCTCTATTTTCACGTAAGTTAGTTTCAATTAATTGAATAAGAAGTGAAACCTCAAGTATCTGTTTTTGGTTAAAGTTTTCATTCCTTACAAGATCAATAATATTTTGAGCACAAGCTGGTATGGAAGATAATTTTAATAAGTATTCATTTGATTGATTAAATACATTATT
The sequence above is drawn from the Bacteroidales bacterium genome and encodes:
- a CDS encoding SUMF1/EgtB/PvdO family nonheme iron enzyme, with amino-acid sequence MNKKDIQLKTSNKIQYFFQSACRFYKDVDIVNENKRFNEKSSDFSLFLLRSRDLDINNKGNIIIIPKHDKAQLNTEVIDKVLFEYPSKWYKPNYINCFNSKIPTHIIQKNYNISILTPNELFELLFSSKLILQCFNENEISIRKNSERFDKIRYINRKIKKVQKENNIIEYSRKKLSVKNELEKWIDQEERKDNNILIIGERGSGKTWLLKRLFLNQYNKHLKNRWINPPAIYIRLQQYGNQLITNNGLAKSISYFIYSNITKNSIAEVLLLEVLINCGGAILLLDGFDEIAKEFTRDDLLRFFRYISDQIPPKAKTIVTSRSTRFNSIEELYNFFTGGGTLFIEKSVSNIESYDPQSQYRTIIPKYTIYEIASFEISNFRNLIFKNIFDSNKKRDFLLNIIDNNVFNQSNEYLLKLSSIPACAQNIIDLVRNENFNQKQILEVSLLIQLIETNLRENRAVYTIRYKTKIKNKDGNEQIKLVEEYFNLDQRIEVAELLSWLMLEGEFEGFNPDEIGRLYPWIPSSHFEIVMNDLRSHLVFEFYLNKPLLKFRLEIIRSYFTARYIYRKFIEKNYKKGLIYLGRYDLTKTKFGKDVLYFLKVFYSDGFIIFNDDIINEISNFHRILDKNILKIDKKEFYDAIDHILINDPPYSWYKRYLTTNLSEIDSDFKTFNNQNEWINNKLDLKIDSGVIIPSGKLTLKDKIKVNIFSFFIDKREVTNQDFFDFLNSKYVPILSNNENKKEIRFVYNKDAKYENHPLNWNVIHKSTNPEFKPFTNDYHLFDWNNGFFNVNEGTLPVTWISAYVAVIFCNWKTLKYCKTNMIPISKELDYYQIGLEKNPNSELTPFIETRSNNIGYRLPTEYEWLLVARANDENDFIWNKYENGDEIEQRKGKLLKDLLTKGATKKQSVLTSLENNFGIYGMIGNVREWASVVGTSLYKDYKIMGATWALGEHTFRYDFPGSKIPKINTNQDVGFRLAHSFSKENIKKIKIINVNRNGFNRNN